From the genome of Francisella tularensis subsp. tularensis:
CTACCGAATTCACTTCATCAAGATATAGTTAATAGTTTTAATGCGACAGCTTTTAGCTTTTCATTATTTGGTGGGGCTTTTTACCTGTGTTATTCATTATTACAAGTGCCGGTTGGATTTTTGTTTGATAAGTATGGTAAAAAAAAATCACTATTTTTTGCTACTATCATCTGCGCGTTAGGAGCATTACTTTTTTCGTTAACATCTAGCTTATATGTGGCAATTTTTGCAAGATGTTTGATGGGTATCGGCGCAGCTTTTGGTTTCTTAGGGTTATTGATAATATCAACACAATGGTTCCCGATGAAATATATGGGTATTTTATCTGGATCTACACAAATCTTGGGAACTTTAGGACCTATTTTAGCTGGTGGACCATTGCTATTTTTTGTAAATTATTTGGATAGTTGGAGATTAGTCATATTGATATCAGCTATCTTAGGAATTTTTTTAGCGGTATTAATTCTAATTTTTGTTAAAGAAGGTACAAAAGCTGCAGAAACTTTGAGCAAGCAAGAAGTAAATAGCGAGATAAAAAGTAATCTTTTAAATAAAAAATTAATTACTATATATTTCTACGCTTTCTTTATTTATTGTTCGATACCTACATTAGGAGCTATTTGGGGAGTTAGCTTATTGCAAACTAAAGGACTTACTATTACTCAAGCTTCTTATTCGGTAGCTTTTTTGTGGTTAGATCTTGGTATTGGAAGTCCTTTTTTTGGTCTAATGTATGATAAGTTTAAAGATAAAATAAATATGTTATTTGTAGTTTCTTTACTAGGATTTATTTGTGTTTGTACTTTATTATTTTTACATTTAAATCAAATAGTGAGTATGATTTTACTATTCTTGATTGGTTGTGCTGCTGCTGGTCAGACACTTTCATTTACTGTGATAGCAAACTATAGGGGACAAAAGCCTAAATCAATATTTTTTGGTATAAATAACACTGTAGTTATGTTTTCGGGGTTTATTGTTCCAATTATTGTTGGAGTTTTAGTTAATAGTTTTAATTTAGATATTTTGTTAGCTCTGTCAATTCTTCCTATCGCTTTTTTAGCAGCACTTATAGTAAGCTTAAAATTATCAACAGTTCAAAGGGACTAAGGGATATTATTGATGATAAGTTTTATAAAAGGTGTATTGATAGAGAAAGATCCAACAGCTTTGCTTATTGATGTAAATGGTATTGGTTATGAAGTTTTTGTACCGATGACAACATTTTATACATTAGGTGATATTGATAGTCAGGTTAGCCTTTATACACATTTTATAGTTCGTGAAGATGCTCAGCAACTCTATGGGTTTAAATCAAAAGTTGATAAGAAAGTTTTCCAAGAGTTAATTAAAGTCAATGGTATAGGAGCTAGAACAGCTATTGCTATTTTATCTGGTATGGATTCAAAAACTCTATTACATTGTATTGAAAATAAAGATTATGCTTTATTAGCTACAGTGCCAGGAATTGGTAAAAAAACTGCTGAGCGTTTAGTTGTAGAAATTTATGATAAGTTATTAAAAATGGCTAATGAGATTTATGCTCAGACTTCAGGTACAACTACAACTAGTCAAGATTCACAAGCACAACAGGCACCAACATCTGTAGTATTAGCAAACTCAATATTTAACGAATCCGTTGATGCATTATTGGCATTAGGCTATAAGCAAAAAGATGCTGAAAAAATGGCTCGCTCTGCTATGGGTGATGCAACTACAGCAGCAGAGGTAATTC
Proteins encoded in this window:
- a CDS encoding MFS transporter translates to MGTKYYIRACTVWLIGATFFFYEFFLRVLPNSLHQDIVNSFNATAFSFSLFGGAFYLCYSLLQVPVGFLFDKYGKKKSLFFATIICALGALLFSLTSSLYVAIFARCLMGIGAAFGFLGLLIISTQWFPMKYMGILSGSTQILGTLGPILAGGPLLFFVNYLDSWRLVILISAILGIFLAVLILIFVKEGTKAAETLSKQEVNSEIKSNLLNKKLITIYFYAFFIYCSIPTLGAIWGVSLLQTKGLTITQASYSVAFLWLDLGIGSPFFGLMYDKFKDKINMLFVVSLLGFICVCTLLFLHLNQIVSMILLFLIGCAAAGQTLSFTVIANYRGQKPKSIFFGINNTVVMFSGFIVPIIVGVLVNSFNLDILLALSILPIAFLAALIVSLKLSTVQRD
- the ruvA gene encoding Holliday junction branch migration protein RuvA, encoding MISFIKGVLIEKDPTALLIDVNGIGYEVFVPMTTFYTLGDIDSQVSLYTHFIVREDAQQLYGFKSKVDKKVFQELIKVNGIGARTAIAILSGMDSKTLLHCIENKDYALLATVPGIGKKTAERLVVEIYDKLLKMANEIYAQTSGTTTTSQDSQAQQAPTSVVLANSIFNESVDALLALGYKQKDAEKMARSAMGDATTAAEVIRKALQGSIKSKR